A segment of the Marinobacter arenosus genome:
AAACTCCTCCAGGTAGATCGCCGCCGCAACACCGATCGGGAAGGACAGGACCAGCGTGACGAACATGGTCAGCAGTGAACCGACGATCGCGCCCAGGATCCCGGCCTTGGACGGATCCCGGGAATCGCCACCACTGAAGAACACATCGTTGAAGCCGGTTTCAATCACCCCGCGCTCAAGCAGTTCATCCACCCAGGCTTTCTGCTGCTCGTCGAGCTTGATCGAATACCCCTCATCACCGGCATGCTTTACATACACGTCCACATCCGTATGGGACAGGAAGGTCATGGTCCGGGTGGTGTTCAGCCAATCCGGGTTCTGTTTGAGGGCGTCCCTGAGGGTCACCGAGGCATAGGGATTGATCAGGCCACGGACCTCGTCACGATCTTCCTCGGTGGCACCGGGAATCTCCTGAATCAGGGCCTGGACCAGCGGCTCGACGAAATCCGCCATCTTGAGCTGGCGACTGTCGGTCGGATCGTCCAGGTACATCATCTCACCATCGAGGTTCACCTCCAGGGTGATGGACGTTTTCATGAACCCGGTGTAGCCCTTACCGATGATGTCGGTGAACAGGATCACCAGGGCCGACAGGGCAATACCGATGGCCAGAATCCCGTAGGCCCGGAAGCGGCGCTCCTTGCGATACCGGCGTTTGAGCGACTGGCGGACGATCTCCGCCTGTGAACGTTGATCAGTCATACTGTTCCCGATATTTACGCACGATTTTCAGGGCAATTACGTTAAGCAACAGGGTAGCCAGGAAGAGCATGGCACCCAGGGCGAAGGCAGCCAGGGTCTTGGCGCTGTCGAATTCCTGGTCACCGGTCAGCAGGGTTACGATCTGCACCGTTACGGTGGTGACCGTCTCCAGCGGGTTGGCGGTCAGGTTGGCCGCGAGCCCTGCGGCCATGACCACGATCATGGTCTCGCCGATCGCCCGGGACACCGCCAGCAGAATACCGCCCATGATGCCCGGCAACGCCGCCGGGAAAATGACCTTCTTCATGGTCTCCGACTGGGTCGCCCCAAGGGCGAGCGAGCCATCCCGAAGCGACTGGGGCACGGCATTGATGACATCGTCCGACAGCGAGGACACAAACGGGATGATCATGATGCCCATGACGCCGCCGGCGGCCAGCGCACTCTGCGATGACGCGTCAATCCCGAGAGAGTCGGCCAGATCACTGATAAACGGTGCAACGGTCAGCGCCGCGAAGAAGCCATAAACCACCGTTGGAATCCCGGCCAGCATCTCGAGCAGCGGCTTCACCACCCCACGAACCTTCCGGTTGGCGTATTCCGACAGGTAAATTGCCGATAGCAGACCCACAGGCACCGCCACCACCATGGCAATGGCGGAGATCAGCAGGGTGCCGGTGAACAGCGGGATCATGCCGAAGGCGCCCTCGGCCGCCACCTGGTCGGCACGCAATGCCGTTTGCGGGCTCCATTGGGAGCCAAAGAAAAATTCGAGGAAAGGCACCTTCCCGAAGAAACGGAAGGTCTCGAAGGCGACCGAGAAAATGATGCCAACGGTGGTCAGGATGGCGAGGGCAGCGCAGGCAAAGAACAGCCATTTCAAAATGGCCTCAACCTGCGACCGGGCGTTGAGCCGGGGGCGGATCCGCAGCCAGCCCAGAAAGCCGGCGAGCACGGCCACGGCGACCACGAGCACCGACATCAGCATTCGGCTCTGGGCCCGCAGAGCCTGCAGCCGTTCGGCCGCTTCCGCGATGGGCGCCTCGACAAATCCCGCAGGCAGCGCACCACTGGCCACGTTGCTGATTTTACTGAGCAGCAGGCTGGCCTGCCCCTCAGACTGGGGGGCCAACTCCGGCGGCAGCCCTCCTATGACGATCAGTTGGATAACCTTGCCCTGGAAAGCGGCCCAGAGTCCCAGCACGATGAGCGCCGGGATGCCGCTCCAAAGCGCCGCCCGGGCACCGTAATAGAATGGCAGGGACTTGAGATGACGGATACCGCCCAGTGGCATGGCCAATGACCGGGACCGTGCATACCCGAAGCCATACGCCAGTACGGCAAGCACCAGGGTGAGCAGAAATAAATTAGCCGGTTGCATGAATAATCCTGTCTACGACTTCAAGTAGGCGCCCAGTTTACAGATTGAAACGGTCCATGGCACCGGATGGTATTCCTAAACGTGCGAAAGGGCGCGGGCCCAATCGAGGACCCGCACCCTTGTTTGTCCCGAATCTTTCGGGTTACTTCAGCTCTTCCAGAGCCAGGTTCGGCATGTTCTCTGCCTTGTCCATCAGGTTCATCAGCTGGTCACGCGGCGGCACGATCAGGCCAACGTTCTTCAGGTAGCCATTCTGACCCATGGCGGCGTTGCTGGTGAACTCGTCCACGTATTCCTGAATACCGGGAATAACGCCAACGTGTGCTTTCTTCACGTAGAAGAACAGGGAGCGGGCGACCGGGTACTCATCCGCGGCGATGCCTTCGGCGGTCGGCACCATGCCGTTCAGGGTGGCGGCCTGCAGACGGTCCGCATTCTCTTCCAGGAAGCTGTAACCGAACACACCGTACATGTCGGTGTCGCCGATCAGCTTCTGAACGATCAGGTTGTCGTTCTCGCCCGCCTCGATGAAGGCGCCGTCTTCACGCACACTTTCACAGATCGCGCCGTGCTGGTCTTCGCCCAGGCTTGCCGCTTCCGGCAGCTCGTCACAACCTGCGGCCAGGGCCAGCTCGTTGAACGAATCACGGGTGCCGGAGGTCGGGGGCGGCCCCATCACACGGATCGGCTTGTTCGGCAGGCTGGAATCCACGTCGCTCCAATTCTTGTTCGGGTTGGCCACCCACTCGCCGTCGACCGGCACCTTGGAACCCAGGGCCAGGAACAGCTGCTTGAGGGTGATTTCCAGGTTCTCGGCGTCCTTTGAGCTGGCAATGACAATGCCGTCGGAACCGATACGGAATTCGGTGATGTCGGTTACGCCATTCTTCTGGCACAGCTCGTACTCAGACGCCTTCATTCGACGTGACGCGTTGGTGATGTCCGGGTGCTGGGTGCCAATGCCCTGACAGAACAGCTTCATGCCGCCGCCGGAACCCGTGGATTCCAGCTTTGGGGTGTTGAAATCGGTTTTGGTACCGAAGCGCTCGGCAACCACGGTTGCAAACGGGTAAACCGTGGAAGAACCCACGATACTGATAGTGTCGCGGGCCATGGCCGGTGCAGACATGGCGGCGACGGAGCCGGCCAGTGCAACAGTTGCGAGTGCTTTGTTCAGTTTAATCACGTTGAGTCTCCATTAATCGGTTGGACTTAGAGTGTGTATCTGTTTTACCGATGAGTGCAGAGTAATTGGACTCTGTGACAACTTTGTTACAGCTTCTGAAATATAGTCGCGATAACGTAAATCTGCTTGCAGCAACGCCAAAGCCCGTTAACATGCGGGGTAAAACAATTCCAGATGTCCGAACAAGGCAGGCTCCATGACGGCACTAGACGATAACAAACCGACTCCTCGAGGGGAGTTGACGCTCCAGATCGTTCCCCTTCCCTCCGACACCAACCCGAATGGCGACGTCTTTGCTGGCTGGCTGGTCAAGCAGATGGACATCGCGGCCGCCACCATGGCAGGACGCATTTCGCTGGGACGCAACGCCACCGTCGCCATGGATCGGATGGAGTTTCTGTCGCCGCTGCGCGTTGGTTCTCAGGTTGGCTGTTACTGCGAACTCGTGGACATTGGCCGCAGTTCAATGAAGATCAGCGTGGAGGTATGGACACTGGATCGAACCGCGAAGAACCCGCGCAAGGTGACCGAGGGGCTGTTTGTGTACGTCGCCATTGATGAGCACGGCCGCATCCGCGAGGTCCCCGAACAAAGCCGGTGACTGCCGGCCATGCCGGCAAACCGTGACGCCGCGGTTATGAACCGGCCGAAGCGGGGCGCGCCCGGGCCAGGGACCACAAACCGAGCACCGGCCCGGGAACCAGCAACAGCACAACCCAGACGCCAAGCTGCCCCCACAGGCCACTGGTCAGCCAGATGGCCGGTAACGTCAGGCCAAATCCGACCGCATTCATGACCGCGAGAGACGAGCCCACGGATTCCCGCGGCGCAGTCGCAGCCGCGAGCGCCGAGAATTGCGGCGAATCGGCAATCACCGCAACCCCCCAGATGAGCAGCAGTACCATCAGAATTTCCGGCGCCAACCCGCTCAGCCACGGGTAGAGCAGGCAGACGCTGCCGGACAGCATGAGCGCACGCCGGGCTACCCACTCACTGCCTTTGGTGCGGCTCAGCCGGCCACCACCAATACACCCGGCCGCGCCGATGCCGATCACGGCAAACGCGAACCAGGGGATCAGGCTGGCGTCCTGTCCCAGCCGGGCCAGCTCACGCCCTATCAGAAGCGGCGTGAGGGTCCAGAACGCATAGAGTTCCCACATATGGCCAAAATACCCACCGGCGACCGCCCGGAACCGGGGTATGCGCAACGCCGCCAGGCCCTGACTCAGGGGCAGTGGGCCATTGCTTTTCGGCAGGTGCGGACCGTCACCCAGTAAAAACACCAGCACGCCCCCGGCCAGTGCCAGTACGGATGCCACCAGTAACGGCCACTCCCAGGGCATGCCGAAGGTGGCGCCCCGCATCAGATGGGGCAACGCCGTACCCAGAGTAAGCATGCCGACCAGCCAGGCCAGCGCCGCACCTGCGTATTTCGGAGTCCAGGCAATCACCATTTTCATGCCCAGGGGATAGATGCCAGCCAGGCACAGTCCGGTGGCGAATCGAAGGAGAAAATCCAGTGGTGGCGAACCGGCGGCGAACACAAATCCACCATTGACAAGGGCACCCAGCAGACTCGACAACGCAAAGATCCGGCTCGCGCCGAACCGGTCTGCCAGGCCTGTCACTGCAATGGTCAGCGTGCCCGCGATAAAGCCCGCCTGAACCGCCAGCGTCAGCCGGCCCAGATCGGATTCGGTCAGCCCCAACTCCGCCGACAGTGACAGCCAGACGCCATTGATGCTGAACCAGAGCGACGTGCCGAACAGCTGGGCCAGGACAATGACAGGCAAGGGAAAACGTCTGAGCAGGTCGATCATTGTTGTTGTCTTTTATGCGAGCGATGGGGCAAGCCTAGCCTCGGGAGGCCTGCTTCGCCCATGCTACTTTGGTGTCTTGCAACCCATTGGCAAGGCACGCGGAATCTGCAATGGTAATATCGTTGCACGGAATCCCTTCAACAACCAGCCACCCAGCCACGGGATGCGCATATGACTGTCCGACGTCTCAAAGCGGTCCTTCTCGCCCTGACCCTGACGGCGCCACCGGTAGCGGCTGACATTACCCTGTCGCCATTCGCCGGTTTTCGCATGAGCAGTTCGGTGGATATCGAGACCGCCGGGGCCAGCACGGCGGACCAAATCGACTTCCGGGATTCCGTCAGCCAGGGACTCGTCATCAATTTCGACCTGCCGGAGCCGGGCAAACAGGGGGAACTCTACTTTGGCCGACAAACCACCTCGGCCCGGCTGGACAGCGGTTTCTTTGACCCCGGCATCGACTCAATCGACCTGACGATTTATCAGCTCCAGTTCGGTGGGCTGTATTTCCCGAGCGGCCAAAACCACGGCGGGTTTGTCTCCGGCGTGCTGGGCGTTACCCGTCTCGAGCCGGACGATTCCGGATATGAGACCCACCACCGCGCCGCCCTGTCCCTTGGCGGCGGATACCAGTTCTTCCTGACCGAGCAACTGCGCCTGCGGCTGGACCTTCGCGGGATTTACACCGCCCTGAACTCCGGCGGTTCGGCGTTCTGCTCAGGCGGGTGCGAGCTCAGGTTCGAGAGCAGTGGCTACGTGCAGATTGAAGCTGGCGCGGGGCTGGCCATTCGCTTCTGACGGCGGCCCACGCCATCGCAGGCCGTTGAATGGGCGCCAACCACATCATCTGTTCAGCCCTTCACCACCCTGCTACTATCGCGGCCACATTTCTGACGCATTGGATCTAACGGAATCGACACAATGGACTTTTTCCAGGCCCTATTCCTCGGCCTTCTTCAGGGGCTGACCGAATTCCTGCCCATTTCCAGCTCCGCCCACCTGATTCTGACCCCGGCTTTCTTTGGCTGGACCGATCAGGGCGTGGGTTTTGATCTGTCGGTTCACCTGGGCACCCTCCTGGCCGTGGTGCTCTACTTCCGGCGGGAGGTTTTCGGCATTGCCCGGGACGGCCTGCTCTCCATGGCCCAGCGCAGGCTGGTGGGTGAAGGGGCGCTGGCCCTGTATCTGGTGATCGGCACCATCCCGGCGGGCCTGGCGGGATTAGCACTGCTCGACCTGATCGATAATGAGCTGCGGGCTGTGGGAGTGATCTTTGCCACCACCCTGGTGTTCGGTGTGTTGCTCGGTATCGCCGACTGGCTCCCGAAACGCCAGCGAACGCTCGATCAACTCCGCTGGAAAGATGCCGTTGTGGTCGGCATCGCCCAGGCCATGGCCCTGGTGCCCGGCACTTCCCGGTCCGGCGTCACCATCACCGCCGGTCTGTTCCTGGGCATGACCCGGGAGACCGCCTCGCGGTTTTCTTTCCTGCTGGCCATTCCGATCATCGTACTGGCCTCAGCCGTAAAGCTGCTGGAGGTCGCCACCTCCGACATTCTGGTTGACTGGAGCGGCTTTCTGATCGGCGGTATCACGTCCTTTATCATGGCGATCACCGCCATCCACTTCTTCCTGAAATGGCTGAACACCGTGGGCATGTGGCCATACGTGGTCTATCGGATTGTCCTGGCGGGGGTGATCTACGCCGTTCTGATGTAAACCGTCAAACATGGGGGGGAAGCAGGCATCGGGCAAGGCTTCCCAAAACCCGCTCAAGCACGTCCATGTGGCGCTTGAGCTCCGCCATCCATGGCTCCGCACAGTTTTGGGAAGCCTTACCCGACCCCTGCCCAATCTACGATGCAAACCGCCCGCGAAGACTAGCACGCCTCCAACGGCGCATACGCCAGCACCAGCCACTTGGCGCCGTCGTCGAAATTCACCTGCACACGGGTGTGGTGCCCGGTTCCCTCGGAATTCATCACGATGCCCTCACCAAATTTAGGATGGCGTACCCGCTGCCCGAGACTGAACCCGGACTGCTGGGCGGAATCCTGGCTGAACAGGCTCTCGTTCGGGCGCTCGACCATGGCGGGTCGGGTCACCGTGTTGCGTAATCGCACTTCCTGCAGGCAGTCGCCGGGAATCTCCCGGACAAACCGGGACAGGGCGTTGAATTTCTCCTGGCCGTACAAACGGCGGGATTCCGCGTAAGTGAGCACCAGCTTCTTCATCGCCCGGGTGATGCCGACATAGGCCAGCCGGCGCTCCTCTTCCATCCGCCCGGGTTCCTCCAGCGACATGCCGTGGGGGAACAGTCCTTCCTCCACGCCGGCCAGGAACACCAGCGGAAACTCCAGTCCCTTGGCAGAGTGCAGAGTCATCAGCTGAACGCTGTCCTCGTGGGCCTCGGCCTGGGACTCGCCCGCATCCAAGGCCGCCTGGGCGATGAACTCCGCCAACGGATCGACGCCGTCCTCCACCTCAAAGTCGGACAGCGCGTTCACCAGTTCCTCCAGGTTTTCCACCCGGGCCTGGCCTTTTTCGCCCTTCTCGCTGGCGTGGTAGTCCTTCAGTCCGCTGTCGTCGATGGTCTGCTTCATCAACCCATGAAGCGTGGCGTCGCCGACCATACCCGACAGGCCTTCGATGATGGCAATGAACGATTGCAGTCCGGTCTTGGCCCGGCCTTTCACCTGGCCCGCCTCCAGCAACCGCTCCGCCGATTCCCAGAGCGAGATGCTCTGTTCCGTGGCGTACTCCCGCAATTCCGCCAGGCTCTTGGCGCCGATGCCCCGGGGTGGCACGTTTACCACCCGCTCGAACGCGGCATCGTCCCGGCGATACTGCACCAGCCTCAGATAGGCCAGGGCGTTGCGGATTTCCTGGCGGTCGTAGAACCGCAGGCCGCCGTACACCCGATAGGGAATGCCCTGGCGCATCAGCGCTTCTTCCAGGACCCGGGACTGGGCATTGGAACGGTAGAGAATCGCCGACTCGCTGCGCAGGTTGCCATCCTGAACCCAGGCCGAGATGCTGTCGGCGATGTAGTTGGCCTCGTCCTGTTCGTTGAACGCGGCGTACAGGCTGATGGGTTCGCCATCCGGCCCGTCGGTCCAGAGCTCCTTGCCCAGACGGCCCTGGTTGTTGGCAATGACGGCGTTGGCCGCCTTCAGGATCATCTGGGTCGAGCGGTAATTCTGCTCCAGCCGCACGAGACGGGCATTGGGGAAGTCCCGCTGGTACTGCTGGATGTTCTCGATCTTGGCGCCGCGCCAGCCGTAGATGGACTGGTCGTCATCCCCCACCACTGTCAGGGGAACACGGTTGCTGGCCAGCACCTGCAGCCAGGCGTACTGGATCGTGTTGGTATCCTGAAACTCGTCGACCAGAATGTGCTGGAAGCGCTTCTGGTAATGGGCCAGCAGCTCGGGCCGGTGCAGCCAGAGTTCGTGGGAACGCAGCAGCAACTCGCCGAAATCCACCAGCCCACCCTGCTGGCACAGCTTCTCGTACTGGCGATAGATCTTCAGCATGATCGAGGTGAAATGGTCACCCGGGTTTTCCTGGATGTGGTCGGCCCGAAGTCCCTCGTCTTTCTGACTGTTGATGAACCACTGGGCCTGTTTGGGCGGCCACTTGCTCTCATCAATCTGATTTTCCCGCATCACCCGCTTGATCAGCCGAAGCTGGTCGTCGCTGTCGAGCACCTGGAAATTCTCCGGCAGGCCGGCGTCCTGCCAGTGCGCCCTCAACAGGCGGTGGGCAATGCCGTGAAAGGTGCCGAACCAGAGCCCGCGGGCCGGAATGTTCATCATCTGCTCGATGCGGTAACGCATCTCCTTGGCGGCCTTGTTGGTGAAGGTTACCGCCAGGATGCCCGTAGGTGGTACCCGGTCGACCGTCATCAACCACGCTATCCGATGCACCAGAACCCGCGTCTTGCCACTGCCGGCACCCGCCAGCACCAGCAGGTGATCGTTCTGGGCGGTAACGGCCTCGCGCTGGGCATCGTTGAGAGGATCGATAATGTGGGAGACATCCATAGGGAATCGTTCGCTACTGGTTAAATAAACAGGAGTGGAAGTATAACAGGAGAAAAAAGGGATTTCCGCGCGGAGAGATTCTCTAAAGCCACCAGGAAAAGTCAGAAAGAGCGCGGGGGAAGCGCCCCTTCAGGACTGTGTGTGGCCAGGGATGGCCACACCCAAGCGCACATGGATGTGCTCGTAGCGTGTCCTGAAGGGGCGCTTCCCCCGTGCGACACCCCCACCGGATGAGGGCTATCGGGTTTCCGTTTTTCTGTCAGAAGCCTCTAGGCACTGTCTGAGCTTCAACGAATTCAAACAGACCTTCCAGACCACCCTCGCGGCCGATGCCGGAGGCTTTCATGCCGCCGAACGGCGCTTCCGGCGTGGGCCCGGTGCCGGTGTTCCAGCCGCAATGGCCGAATCGCAAGCCAGCGGCAACACGCTGGGCCCGCTCGGCATCGCCGGTAAAGACGTAGGATGCCAGACCGAATTCGGTGTCGTTCCCGGCATCGATGACTTCCTCTTCGGTGCGGAACAGCGCCATGGGCACGAGGGGGCCAAAGGTTTCCTCGCGATAACAGCACATATCACGGTTAACACCGGTTACCACCGTTGGCGGGAAGAACAGGTCATCGCCCAACTCCTCCGGTTTTTTGCCTGCCACCAGGCTCGCGCCTTTCTCAAGCGCATCCTCTACGTGGCGTTTAACCTTGTCGTAGCCGGCCTGGTTGATCAGCGGACCCAGGTCAACGTCACCGTTGATACCGTCACCCACGGTCATTTTGTTCACTCGTTCGGCAAGCTTTTCACCAAAGGCATCGGCCACTTTTTCATGGACAAAGATGCGGTTGGCGCACACGCAGGTCTGGCCACCGCCCCGGAACTTGTTGGCGATGAG
Coding sequences within it:
- the pstA gene encoding phosphate ABC transporter permease PstA, translated to MTDQRSQAEIVRQSLKRRYRKERRFRAYGILAIGIALSALVILFTDIIGKGYTGFMKTSITLEVNLDGEMMYLDDPTDSRQLKMADFVEPLVQALIQEIPGATEEDRDEVRGLINPYASVTLRDALKQNPDWLNTTRTMTFLSHTDVDVYVKHAGDEGYSIKLDEQQKAWVDELLERGVIETGFNDVFFSGGDSRDPSKAGILGAIVGSLLTMFVTLVLSFPIGVAAAIYLEEFAPQNKFTDFIEVNINNLAAVPSIIFGLLGLAVFINLFGMPRSVPVVGGLVLTLMTLPTIIISSRAAIKSVPPSIREAAEGIGASKMQVVLHHVLPLAMPGMLTGSIIGMAQALGETAPLLLIGMVAFIVDVPDGFFDSATVLPVQVFLWAGSPELAFIERASAAIMVLLAFLISMNALAIWMRKRLERRW
- the pstC gene encoding phosphate ABC transporter permease subunit PstC, yielding MQPANLFLLTLVLAVLAYGFGYARSRSLAMPLGGIRHLKSLPFYYGARAALWSGIPALIVLGLWAAFQGKVIQLIVIGGLPPELAPQSEGQASLLLSKISNVASGALPAGFVEAPIAEAAERLQALRAQSRMLMSVLVVAVAVLAGFLGWLRIRPRLNARSQVEAILKWLFFACAALAILTTVGIIFSVAFETFRFFGKVPFLEFFFGSQWSPQTALRADQVAAEGAFGMIPLFTGTLLISAIAMVVAVPVGLLSAIYLSEYANRKVRGVVKPLLEMLAGIPTVVYGFFAALTVAPFISDLADSLGIDASSQSALAAGGVMGIMIIPFVSSLSDDVINAVPQSLRDGSLALGATQSETMKKVIFPAALPGIMGGILLAVSRAIGETMIVVMAAGLAANLTANPLETVTTVTVQIVTLLTGDQEFDSAKTLAAFALGAMLFLATLLLNVIALKIVRKYREQYD
- a CDS encoding substrate-binding domain-containing protein; this encodes MIKLNKALATVALAGSVAAMSAPAMARDTISIVGSSTVYPFATVVAERFGTKTDFNTPKLESTGSGGGMKLFCQGIGTQHPDITNASRRMKASEYELCQKNGVTDITEFRIGSDGIVIASSKDAENLEITLKQLFLALGSKVPVDGEWVANPNKNWSDVDSSLPNKPIRVMGPPPTSGTRDSFNELALAAGCDELPEAASLGEDQHGAICESVREDGAFIEAGENDNLIVQKLIGDTDMYGVFGYSFLEENADRLQAATLNGMVPTAEGIAADEYPVARSLFFYVKKAHVGVIPGIQEYVDEFTSNAAMGQNGYLKNVGLIVPPRDQLMNLMDKAENMPNLALEELK
- a CDS encoding acyl-CoA thioesterase, which translates into the protein MTALDDNKPTPRGELTLQIVPLPSDTNPNGDVFAGWLVKQMDIAAATMAGRISLGRNATVAMDRMEFLSPLRVGSQVGCYCELVDIGRSSMKISVEVWTLDRTAKNPRKVTEGLFVYVAIDEHGRIREVPEQSR
- a CDS encoding MFS transporter, which gives rise to MIDLLRRFPLPVIVLAQLFGTSLWFSINGVWLSLSAELGLTESDLGRLTLAVQAGFIAGTLTIAVTGLADRFGASRIFALSSLLGALVNGGFVFAAGSPPLDFLLRFATGLCLAGIYPLGMKMVIAWTPKYAGAALAWLVGMLTLGTALPHLMRGATFGMPWEWPLLVASVLALAGGVLVFLLGDGPHLPKSNGPLPLSQGLAALRIPRFRAVAGGYFGHMWELYAFWTLTPLLIGRELARLGQDASLIPWFAFAVIGIGAAGCIGGGRLSRTKGSEWVARRALMLSGSVCLLYPWLSGLAPEILMVLLLIWGVAVIADSPQFSALAAATAPRESVGSSLAVMNAVGFGLTLPAIWLTSGLWGQLGVWVVLLLVPGPVLGLWSLARARPASAGS
- a CDS encoding undecaprenyl-diphosphate phosphatase; protein product: MDFFQALFLGLLQGLTEFLPISSSAHLILTPAFFGWTDQGVGFDLSVHLGTLLAVVLYFRREVFGIARDGLLSMAQRRLVGEGALALYLVIGTIPAGLAGLALLDLIDNELRAVGVIFATTLVFGVLLGIADWLPKRQRTLDQLRWKDAVVVGIAQAMALVPGTSRSGVTITAGLFLGMTRETASRFSFLLAIPIIVLASAVKLLEVATSDILVDWSGFLIGGITSFIMAITAIHFFLKWLNTVGMWPYVVYRIVLAGVIYAVLM
- the uvrD gene encoding DNA helicase II; translated protein: MDVSHIIDPLNDAQREAVTAQNDHLLVLAGAGSGKTRVLVHRIAWLMTVDRVPPTGILAVTFTNKAAKEMRYRIEQMMNIPARGLWFGTFHGIAHRLLRAHWQDAGLPENFQVLDSDDQLRLIKRVMRENQIDESKWPPKQAQWFINSQKDEGLRADHIQENPGDHFTSIMLKIYRQYEKLCQQGGLVDFGELLLRSHELWLHRPELLAHYQKRFQHILVDEFQDTNTIQYAWLQVLASNRVPLTVVGDDDQSIYGWRGAKIENIQQYQRDFPNARLVRLEQNYRSTQMILKAANAVIANNQGRLGKELWTDGPDGEPISLYAAFNEQDEANYIADSISAWVQDGNLRSESAILYRSNAQSRVLEEALMRQGIPYRVYGGLRFYDRQEIRNALAYLRLVQYRRDDAAFERVVNVPPRGIGAKSLAELREYATEQSISLWESAERLLEAGQVKGRAKTGLQSFIAIIEGLSGMVGDATLHGLMKQTIDDSGLKDYHASEKGEKGQARVENLEELVNALSDFEVEDGVDPLAEFIAQAALDAGESQAEAHEDSVQLMTLHSAKGLEFPLVFLAGVEEGLFPHGMSLEEPGRMEEERRLAYVGITRAMKKLVLTYAESRRLYGQEKFNALSRFVREIPGDCLQEVRLRNTVTRPAMVERPNESLFSQDSAQQSGFSLGQRVRHPKFGEGIVMNSEGTGHHTRVQVNFDDGAKWLVLAYAPLEAC